Proteins found in one Quercus robur chromosome 2, dhQueRobu3.1, whole genome shotgun sequence genomic segment:
- the LOC126714695 gene encoding glucose-6-phosphate 1-dehydrogenase 6, cytoplasmic, whose product MESGCWHVEKRVGLKSDSFRKDNENVLETGCLSIVVLGASGDLAKKKTFPALFNLFRQGFLQPDEVHIFGYARTKISDDELRNRIRGYLINDKNASPEHVEKLSKFLELIKYVSGSYDSEEGFRLLDKEISEHELSKNSVEGTSRRLFYLALPPSVYPSVCKMIRNFSMNKSDLGGWTRIVVEKPFGKDLESAEQLSTQIGELFEEPQIYRIDHYLGKELVQNLLVLRFANRFFLPLWNRDNIDNVQIVFREDFGTDGRGGYFDEYGIIRDIIQNHLLQVFCLVAMEKPVSLKPEYIRDEKVKVLQSVLPIKDEEVVLGQYEGYTDDPTVPDQSNTPTFATVVLRIHNERWEGVPFVLKAGKALNSRKAEIRVQFKDVPGDIFKCKKQGRNEFVIRLQPSEAMYMKLTVKQPGLEMSTAQSELDLSYGQRYQGVTIPEAYERLILDTIRGDQQHFVRRDELKAAWEIFTPLLHRIDDGKMKPLPYQPGSRGPAEADKLLAKAGYVQTHGYIWIPPTL is encoded by the exons ATGGAATCAGGATGTTGGCACGTTGAGAAAAGAGTTGGTTTAAAAAGCGATTCGTTCCGGAAAGACAATGAGAATGTCCTTGAAACTGGGTGTCTCTCAATTGTTGTGCTTGGTGCTTCTGGCGATCTTGCCAAGAAGAAGACTTTTCCGGCACTCTTCAACCTTTTTCGACAG GGATTTCTACAACCTGATGAGGTTCACATTTTTGGCTACGCAAGGACTAAGATTTCAGATGATGAGTTAAGAAACCGCATACGGGG ATATCTTATTAATGACAAAAATGCTTCACCAGAGCACGTGGAGAAATTATCCAAGTTTCTAGAACTG atCAAATATGTAAGTGGTTCTTATGATTCTGAGGAGGGCTTCCGGCTGTTGGATAAGGAAATTTCAGAGcatgaattatcaaaaaatagtGTGGAGGGAACATCTCGGAGACTCTTTTATCTTGCACTTCCTCCATCAGTTTATCCATCTGTCTGCAAGATGATAAGGAATTTCAGCATGAATAAAT CTGATCTTGGTGGATGGACACGGATTGTTGTTGAGAAACCTTTTGGCAAAGATTTGGAATCTGCAGAGCAACTCAGCACCCAGATTGGAGAGTTGTTTGAAGAACCACAAATTTACCGTATTGATCACTATCTGGGAAAGGAATTGGTGCAGAATCTg TTGGTTCTTCGTTTTGCAAATCGCTTCTTCTTGCCCCTTTGGAATCGTGACAACATTGACAATGTACAG ATTGTGTTTAGGGAGGATTTTGGGACTGATGGTCGTGGtggatattttgatgaatatgg AATTATTCGCGATATCATTCAAAATCATCTCTTGCAG GTTTTTTGCCTGGTTGCTATGGAAAAGCCTGTTTCTCTCAAACCTGAGTACATCCGGGATGAGAAAGTGAAG GTTCTTCAATCAGTTCTTCCAATTAAAGATGAAGAGGTTGTTCTTGGGCAATATGAAGGCTATACGGATGATCCAACAGTTCCTGATCAGTCAAACACTCCAACTTTTGCAACTGTAGTTCTGAGAATACATAATGAAAGATGGGAAG GTGTCCCGTTTGTACTTAAGGCTGGGAAAGCATTGAATTCGAGAAAGGCAGAAATAAGAGTTCAATTTAAGGATGTTCCTGGTGATATATTCAAAT GTAAAAAACAAGGGAGAAATGAGTTTGTAATACGCCTTCAACCCTCAGAAGCCATGTACATGAAGCTTACG GTCAAGCAGCCTGGACTGGAGATGTCTACCGCCCAAAGTGAATTAGACTTGTCATATGGGCAACGTTATCAAGGGGTTACAATCCCAGAAGCTTATGAGCGTTTAATTCTTGACAC AATAAGAGGTGATCAGCAGCATTTTGTTCGCAGAGATGAGTTGAAG GCGGCCTGGGAGATCTTCACACCTCTTCTGCACAGAATTGACGATGGTAAAATGAAGCCACTTCCATACCAACCAGGCAGCCGAGGTCCTGCAGAAGCAGACAAACTGCTAGCAAAAGCTGGTTATGTTCAAACAcatggttatatatggatccctCCCACCTTGTAG